One stretch of Candida orthopsilosis Co 90-125, chromosome 3 draft sequence DNA includes these proteins:
- a CDS encoding Mca1 cysteine protease (similar to S. cerevisiae Mca1p) gives MFPGSGRHTYGGQQQQQQGYGAPQGYAPPPGPPPGQYNNYGPPSGPPPGQYNNYGPPSGPPPGQQQYGGYSQQQPQQGYDSRAQPGMNGEPDYGHKYGSGNYSRPPTNQQSFGVENYNYQYSSCNGRKKALLVGINYLGTQNQLNGCINDVNNVERFLISHGFSEDNIVKLTDDQRTQRAIPTRQNILDAIQWLVKDARPNDSLFFHYSGHGGQTEDQPDQYGNYDEEDGYDEVIYPLDFQTNGFIVDDLLHDMLVKTLPPGCRLTALFDSCHSASALDLPYMYSTKGVLKEPNVMAEAGQGLLKAGMSYISGNRVDMVKGLGSAVKSFMNQGRASKANEYSKQTKTAPCDAISFSGCKDNQTSADAKEGGQSTGAMSYAFLTVMNQNPNQSYLSLLQNMRQILQSKYSQKPQLTSSHPIDCNLQFIF, from the coding sequence ATGTTTCCAGGATCAGGCAGACACACGTATGGTggccaacaacaacaacaacaaggatATGGTGCACCACAAGGGTatgcaccaccaccagGTCCTCCACCAGGTCAATACAATAACTATGGACCACCATCAGGACCCCCACCAGGCCAATATAATAACTATGGACCACCATCGGGACCACCTCCAGGTCAGCAACAATATGGAGGCTATAGtcaacagcaaccacaacaagGGTACGATTCTCGTGCTCAACCTGGTATGAATGGTGAACCAGATTATGGACATAAATATGGATCTGGAAATTATTCTCGACCACCCActaatcaacaatcatttggtgttgaaaattACAACTACCAGTATTCCTCGTGTAATGGTCGTAAAAAGGCCTTACTTGTCGGAATCAATTACCTTGGTACTCAAAATCAGTTAAATGGTTGCATCAATGACgtcaacaatgttgaacGATTTTTAATCAGTCATGGATTTAGTGAAGATAATATTGTGAAGCTCACTGATGACCAACGTACGCAACGTGCTATTCCAACTAGACAAAACATCTTGGACGCCATTCAATGGTTGGTGAAAGATGCTAGACCTAATGATTCACTCTTTTTCCATTATTCTGGTCATGGTGGGCAAACTGAAGATCAACCTGATCAATATGGAaattatgatgaagaggatggATACGATGAAGTGATTTATCCATTGGATTTCCAAACCAATggtttcattgttgatgatctTTTACATGATATGTTGGTGAAGACATTGCCTCCAGGATGCAGATTGACGGCATTATTTGACTCTTGTCACTCAGCTTCAGCTTTGGATTTACCATATATGTACTCCACCAAAGGTGTGTTGAAAGAACCAAATGTGATGGCTGAAGCAGGTCAAGGATTATTAAAAGCTGGTATGTCGTATATTTCAGGTAACAGAGTCGACATGGTAAAAGGCTTAGGTTCAGCCGTCAAGAGCTTTATGAATCAAGGTAGAGCATCAAAAGCAAATGAGTATAGCAAACAAACCAAGACAGCGCCATGTGATGCTATTTCTTTTAGTGGCTGTAAAGATAATCAAACAAGTGCTGATGCTAAAGAAGGTGGACAATCCACCGGTGCAATGAGCTATGCATTCCTCACAgtgatgaatcaaaatccaaatcaatcataTTTGAGTTTGTTACAAAATATGAgacaaattttgcaatcaaaatACAGTCAAAAGCCACAATTGACATCATCAcatccaattgattgtaATTTACAATTCATCTTTTAG